A genomic window from Rhodococcus sp. KBS0724 includes:
- a CDS encoding ATP synthase F0 subunit C, with the protein MSVAYLAQEVAEQTITNKGYGAIGYGLAAIGPGIGIGIVVGKAIEGMVRQPEMAGQVRTTMFLGIAFTEALALIGLVAGFIF; encoded by the coding sequence ATGAGCGTCGCTTACCTGGCACAGGAAGTTGCCGAGCAGACCATCACCAACAAGGGTTATGGCGCCATCGGCTACGGCCTCGCGGCAATCGGCCCCGGCATCGGCATCGGCATCGTCGTCGGTAAGGCAATCGAGGGCATGGTTCGCCAGCCCGAGATGGCCGGACAGGTTCGTACCACCATGTTCCTCGGTATTGCATTCACCGAGGCCCTCGCGCTGATCGGCCTCGTCGCCGGCTTCATTTTCTAA
- the atpB gene encoding F0F1 ATP synthase subunit A produces the protein MMAADRLRERTLSVTTLAAVEFHAPSLDDFFPESVLIHAGPFELDRLMLIRILMSVLVAAFFAIAMRSPRLIPRGVQNVAEIALDFVRVQIAEDVLGKEQGKRFLPVIATIFFVVIANNVSAIIPFLNISPNARIGMPLVLAALAYIVFNYVGIKKYGFFKYVKSSIVVPGVPTALHFLLIPIEFISTFVLRPFTLMVRLMANMLAGHILLVLFLGATNFFVLNGGFQALFGVASLAAAIAFTFFEILVIVLQAYVFSLLAAVYIDLALHAEDH, from the coding sequence ATGATGGCTGCGGACCGACTACGGGAGAGAACGCTGAGCGTCACCACCCTGGCCGCCGTGGAGTTCCACGCGCCGTCACTAGACGATTTTTTCCCCGAATCAGTACTGATTCACGCGGGTCCGTTCGAGCTCGACCGACTGATGCTCATCCGCATCCTGATGTCGGTGTTGGTAGCAGCGTTCTTCGCAATTGCGATGCGCAGCCCGCGGTTGATTCCGCGTGGTGTGCAGAACGTAGCCGAGATCGCGTTGGACTTCGTTCGCGTGCAGATCGCCGAAGACGTTCTCGGTAAGGAACAGGGCAAGCGATTCCTGCCTGTCATTGCCACGATCTTCTTCGTCGTTATCGCCAACAACGTCTCCGCGATCATCCCCTTCTTGAACATCTCACCGAACGCACGTATCGGCATGCCGTTGGTTCTCGCGGCGCTCGCATACATCGTCTTCAACTACGTGGGCATCAAGAAGTACGGCTTCTTCAAGTATGTGAAGAGCAGCATCGTTGTTCCGGGTGTTCCGACTGCCCTGCACTTCCTGCTGATCCCGATCGAGTTCATCTCGACGTTCGTACTGCGCCCCTTCACGTTGATGGTTCGTCTTATGGCCAACATGTTGGCCGGCCACATCCTGCTGGTGCTGTTCCTCGGAGCAACGAACTTCTTTGTCCTCAACGGCGGCTTCCAGGCACTCTTCGGTGTTGCCTCCCTGGCCGCAGCCATCGCCTTCACCTTCTTCGAAATTCTGGTGATCGTTCTGCAGGCCTACGTTTTCTCTCTGCTGGCCGCGGTCTACATCGACCTCGCGCTGCACGCCGAAGATCACTGA
- a CDS encoding F0F1 ATP synthase subunit B, whose product MAATITLLAAAEGETHNPLVPATYDIVWSIVCLVVVGFVFWKFVLPMFQKVLADRTEQIEGGIKKAEEAQAEAKEALEQYRAQLAEARTEAAQIREEARTQGQQIIADMKVQAQEESDRIVAAGHSQLVAQRQQIVAELRSDLGRTAVDLAEKVIGESLADDVKRAGTVDRFLNELDAVSADSARK is encoded by the coding sequence ATGGCAGCCACCATTACTCTGCTCGCGGCCGCTGAGGGTGAGACTCACAACCCTCTCGTGCCCGCGACGTACGACATCGTATGGTCCATCGTCTGCCTCGTCGTTGTCGGTTTTGTCTTCTGGAAGTTCGTTCTTCCGATGTTCCAGAAGGTCCTTGCCGATCGCACCGAGCAGATCGAGGGCGGGATCAAGAAGGCCGAAGAGGCACAGGCTGAGGCAAAGGAAGCGCTCGAGCAGTACCGCGCGCAGCTTGCCGAAGCTCGTACCGAGGCCGCGCAGATCCGTGAGGAAGCGCGCACCCAGGGTCAGCAGATCATTGCTGACATGAAGGTTCAGGCGCAGGAGGAGAGCGATCGCATCGTGGCCGCAGGCCACAGCCAGCTCGTCGCCCAGCGTCAGCAGATCGTCGCTGAGCTCCGCTCGGATCTCGGCAGGACCGCTGTAGACCTGGCCGAGAAGGTCATCGGAGAGTCCCTCGCCGACGACGTGAAGCGCGCCGGAACGGTTGATCGATTCCTCAACGAGCTCGACGCCGTCAGCGCTGATTCAGCCAGGAAGTGA
- a CDS encoding F0F1 ATP synthase subunit delta: MYAASRESLAQTRSALSSALGAVSAGAATAAAAQAGSELFSVVEVLDGQRALRSALADASAPVAGRQGLAEQLFSGKVGAEALATVKAAAGQDWSAGRDLVNSLELLGREALLRAAADQGQLDTVEDELFRLGRIVAGDPSLEQTLSDLSVPAARKREFLSRLLYGKVTAVTEALAGQAVGRLKSAPADTFDQLSNLAAAQRDTAVAHVRSASALSTEQTDRLTSTLTRTYGKPVTVHVEIDPALLSGLVVRVGDEVIDGSAAGRLAALRKNLK, from the coding sequence ATGTACGCAGCGAGCCGTGAATCCTTGGCGCAGACGCGTTCTGCGCTGAGCAGCGCCCTGGGCGCAGTCTCTGCAGGTGCCGCTACCGCGGCCGCTGCGCAGGCTGGGTCCGAGCTCTTCTCGGTGGTCGAGGTACTCGACGGCCAGCGCGCTCTTCGTAGCGCGCTGGCTGACGCTTCGGCACCGGTCGCTGGTCGCCAGGGCTTGGCTGAGCAGTTGTTCTCCGGGAAGGTCGGCGCGGAAGCGTTGGCAACCGTGAAAGCAGCTGCAGGCCAGGATTGGTCAGCGGGCCGCGACCTGGTCAACTCGCTCGAACTGCTCGGCCGCGAAGCTCTGCTCCGCGCCGCAGCAGATCAGGGTCAGTTGGACACCGTCGAGGACGAGCTGTTCCGTCTCGGTCGCATCGTGGCAGGGGATCCCAGCCTGGAGCAGACGCTCTCGGATCTGTCGGTTCCCGCAGCCCGCAAGCGTGAGTTCCTTTCGCGCCTGCTCTACGGCAAGGTCACCGCGGTCACCGAGGCACTTGCCGGACAGGCCGTCGGCCGGTTGAAGTCTGCACCCGCAGACACTTTCGACCAGCTGTCGAATCTTGCCGCCGCGCAGCGTGATACCGCTGTTGCCCACGTGCGTAGCGCTTCGGCGTTGAGCACGGAGCAGACGGATCGTCTGACGAGCACACTTACCCGCACCTACGGGAAGCCGGTAACCGTGCACGTCGAGATCGATCCCGCACTTCTCAGCGGCTTGGTCGTCCGGGTGGGCGACGAGGTCATCGACGGCAGCGCAGCGGGACGACTCGCAGCACTGCGGAAGAACCTCAAATAG
- the atpD gene encoding F0F1 ATP synthase subunit beta — translation MTAAVTENNGAGSASAVAGRVVRVIGPVVDVEFPRGAVPELFNALKAEITLPSVAKTLTLEVAQHLGDNLVRTVSMQPTDGLVRGTAVIDSGKPISVPVGDVVKGHVFNALGDCLDTPGLGRDGEQWGIHRKPPAFDQLEGKTEILETGIKVIDLLTPYVKGGKIGLFGGAGVGKTVLIQEMITRIAREFSGTSVFAGVGERTREGTDLHLEMEEMGVLQDTALVFGQMDEPPGTRMRVALSALTMAEYFRDVQGQDVLLFIDNIFRFTQAGSEVSTLLGRMPSAVGYQPTLADEMGELQERITSTRGRSITSLQAIYVPADDYTDPAPATTFAHLDATTELSRPISQMGIYPAVDPLSSTSRILEPGIVGAEHFRVANEVKRILQKYKELQDIIAILGMDELQEEDKVLVGRARRIQKFLGQNFIVAEKFTGEPGSVVPLRDTIEAFDRVCKGEFDHLPEQAFNSCGGLDDVEAAAKKMAGK, via the coding sequence ATGACCGCAGCAGTAACCGAAAACAACGGGGCAGGTTCGGCTTCGGCCGTAGCCGGCCGCGTCGTGCGGGTCATCGGTCCCGTCGTGGACGTTGAATTCCCGCGTGGCGCTGTTCCTGAACTGTTCAACGCCCTGAAGGCCGAGATCACGCTTCCCTCGGTCGCCAAGACGCTGACGCTCGAGGTTGCTCAGCACCTCGGTGACAACCTGGTCCGCACCGTCTCCATGCAGCCCACCGACGGCCTGGTCCGCGGCACTGCAGTGATCGACTCGGGCAAGCCGATCTCGGTTCCCGTCGGTGACGTCGTCAAGGGCCACGTGTTCAACGCACTGGGCGATTGCCTCGACACCCCGGGCCTCGGCCGCGACGGCGAGCAGTGGGGCATCCACCGCAAGCCACCAGCCTTCGATCAGCTCGAAGGTAAGACCGAGATCCTCGAGACCGGCATCAAGGTCATCGACCTTCTCACCCCGTACGTCAAGGGTGGAAAGATCGGTCTGTTCGGTGGTGCCGGCGTCGGCAAGACCGTTCTGATCCAGGAAATGATCACGCGTATCGCTCGCGAGTTCTCGGGCACCTCGGTGTTCGCAGGCGTCGGTGAGCGTACCCGTGAGGGCACCGACCTTCACCTGGAAATGGAAGAGATGGGCGTCCTTCAGGACACCGCCCTTGTCTTCGGCCAGATGGATGAGCCGCCCGGAACGCGTATGCGCGTCGCCCTGTCCGCACTGACGATGGCGGAGTACTTCCGCGACGTTCAGGGCCAGGACGTTCTGTTGTTCATCGACAACATCTTCCGCTTCACGCAGGCAGGTTCCGAGGTTTCCACTCTCCTCGGCCGTATGCCTTCGGCAGTGGGCTACCAGCCCACGCTGGCGGACGAGATGGGTGAGCTCCAGGAGCGCATCACCTCGACCCGTGGTCGCTCGATCACGTCGCTGCAGGCTATTTACGTGCCCGCCGACGACTACACCGACCCCGCGCCGGCTACGACGTTCGCGCACCTCGATGCCACCACCGAGCTCTCGCGCCCGATTTCGCAGATGGGTATCTACCCCGCTGTGGATCCGCTGAGCTCGACCTCCCGCATCCTGGAGCCCGGCATCGTCGGTGCCGAGCACTTCCGCGTTGCCAACGAGGTCAAGCGCATCCTGCAGAAGTACAAGGAACTGCAGGACATCATCGCCATCCTCGGTATGGACGAGCTTCAGGAAGAGGACAAGGTCCTCGTGGGCCGCGCCCGTCGTATCCAGAAGTTCCTCGGCCAGAACTTCATCGTTGCCGAGAAGTTCACCGGTGAGCCCGGCTCCGTCGTGCCGCTCCGCGACACGATCGAAGCCTTCGACCGCGTCTGCAAGGGCGAGTTCGATCACCTGCCCGAGCAGGCATTCAACAGCTGTGGTGGACTCGACGACGTCGAGGCTGCAGCCAAGAAGATGGCCGGGAAGTAG
- a CDS encoding F0F1 ATP synthase subunit gamma has translation MASILELRSRIKSVNSTKKITKAQELIATSRITKAQIRVAASKPYAEEITKVLTELASASASLDHPLLNERPEPKRAAVLVVTSDRGMCGGYNSNVLKQAEELMTLLRSEGKEPVVYVLGSKGLGYYTFRGRNVGAAWTGFSQDPGYSDAAKASRHLVELFMAGSGNQVDAPNGEGTIEGVDELHIVYTRFVSMLTQTPEVRRMAPLEVSVSEEHIELGDDMLTNGHDDDHSTGPVADFSFEPEPEKLLGALLPKYVSTRIFSSLLDAAASESAARRTAMKAATDNANELVNTLSRQANQARQAQITQEISEIVGGANALASSAGSD, from the coding sequence ATGGCAAGCATTCTCGAATTGCGGTCCCGTATCAAGTCGGTCAACTCGACCAAGAAGATCACCAAAGCACAGGAACTGATCGCGACTTCGCGTATCACGAAGGCTCAGATTCGCGTCGCCGCATCCAAGCCGTATGCCGAGGAGATCACGAAGGTACTCACCGAATTGGCGAGTGCGTCTGCTTCGCTCGATCACCCGCTGCTCAACGAGCGTCCGGAGCCCAAGCGGGCTGCGGTGCTCGTTGTCACCAGTGACCGCGGCATGTGCGGTGGCTACAACTCCAACGTCCTCAAGCAGGCAGAAGAGCTCATGACTCTGCTCCGCAGCGAGGGCAAGGAGCCGGTTGTCTACGTGCTCGGTTCCAAGGGACTCGGGTACTACACGTTCCGTGGCCGCAACGTCGGTGCTGCGTGGACGGGCTTCTCGCAGGATCCGGGTTACTCGGATGCCGCGAAGGCCAGCCGCCACCTGGTGGAACTCTTCATGGCAGGTTCGGGCAACCAGGTCGATGCTCCGAACGGCGAAGGCACCATCGAGGGCGTCGACGAACTCCATATCGTCTACACCCGCTTCGTGTCGATGCTGACGCAGACCCCCGAGGTTCGCCGTATGGCTCCGCTCGAGGTGTCCGTGTCCGAAGAGCACATCGAACTCGGTGACGACATGCTGACCAACGGTCACGACGACGACCACTCCACCGGTCCCGTCGCTGACTTCAGCTTCGAACCGGAGCCGGAGAAGCTGCTCGGCGCACTTCTGCCGAAGTACGTCAGCACGCGAATCTTCTCGTCGCTTCTCGATGCTGCGGCATCGGAGTCGGCAGCCCGTCGTACCGCTATGAAGGCCGCGACGGACAACGCAAACGAACTGGTGAACACGTTGAGCCGTCAGGCCAACCAGGCTCGCCAGGCCCAGATCACCCAGGAAATCAGCGAGATCGTCGGCGGCGCCAACGCGCTCGCCTCGAGCGCAGGAAGTGACTAG
- a CDS encoding F0F1 ATP synthase subunit epsilon: protein MAEMTVELVAVEERLWSGTATLVSAQTTEGEIGIMPGHEPVLGQLIEGGTVSITPVDGERIVAAVHGGFLSVTATTVTILAESADMAEDIDVNAAKAVLADTQADDEAIAVAKGQLRAVERA, encoded by the coding sequence ATGGCTGAGATGACCGTAGAACTCGTTGCCGTCGAGGAGCGCTTGTGGTCGGGTACGGCGACGCTGGTCAGCGCTCAGACGACCGAGGGCGAGATCGGCATCATGCCTGGGCATGAGCCGGTCCTCGGCCAGCTCATCGAGGGCGGTACCGTATCGATCACGCCTGTTGACGGTGAGCGTATCGTCGCAGCAGTTCACGGCGGTTTCCTGTCGGTGACGGCTACCACCGTCACGATTCTGGCCGAGTCTGCGGACATGGCCGAGGACATCGACGTGAACGCTGCCAAGGCAGTTCTCGCTGACACCCAAGCAGACGACGAGGCGATTGCGGTCGCCAAGGGTCAGCTTCGGGCAGTCGAGCGCGCGTAG
- the atpA gene encoding F0F1 ATP synthase subunit alpha, giving the protein MAELTISSDEIRSAIDNYTASYSPEASREEVGTVTDTSDGIAHVSGLPSAMSNELLEFPGGIVGVALNLDATEIGAVILGDYQNIQEGQEVKRTGDVLSVPVGDAFLGRVIDPLGAPIDGLGEIESTENRALELQAASVLERQPVEEPLQTGIKAIDAMTPIGRGQRQLIIGDRKTGKTAVCIDAILNQKANWDSGDVNKQVRCIYVAIGQKGSTIAGVKAALEEKGAMEYTTIVAAPASDSAGFKWLAPYTGSAIGQHWMYQGKHVLVVFDDLTKQAEAYRAISLLLRRPPGREAYPGDVFYLHSRLLERSAKLSDALGGGSLTALPIIETKANDVSAYIPTNVISITDGQVFLESDLFNKGVRPAINVGISVSRVGGAAQTKGMKKVSGSLRLELAQFRELEAFSAFASDLDAASKAQLERGARLVELLKQDQYSPIPVEDQIISIYLAGEGTFDSVPIGDVRRFEKELLEDLKHSAAGVYASINGGKALDADNAAALIAATDKFKEGFIASDGSRVVNEAEAAALGADEVENEQINVKRKTVSK; this is encoded by the coding sequence ATGGCGGAGCTGACGATCTCCTCCGACGAGATCCGTAGCGCGATCGACAACTACACCGCGAGCTACTCCCCGGAGGCCTCCCGTGAGGAGGTCGGCACAGTGACCGACACCAGTGACGGCATTGCGCACGTCTCTGGCCTGCCTTCGGCTATGTCCAACGAACTGTTGGAGTTCCCCGGTGGAATCGTCGGCGTCGCGCTCAACCTGGATGCCACCGAAATCGGTGCAGTCATCCTGGGTGACTACCAGAACATTCAAGAAGGCCAGGAAGTAAAGCGCACGGGCGACGTTCTGTCGGTTCCCGTCGGCGACGCTTTCCTCGGCCGCGTCATCGACCCGTTGGGTGCTCCCATCGACGGCCTCGGCGAGATCGAGAGCACCGAAAACCGTGCACTCGAACTGCAGGCCGCTTCGGTGCTCGAGCGCCAGCCGGTCGAAGAGCCGCTCCAGACGGGTATCAAGGCTATCGACGCCATGACCCCGATCGGCCGCGGCCAGCGCCAGCTCATCATCGGCGACCGCAAGACCGGCAAGACCGCGGTCTGCATCGACGCGATCCTGAACCAGAAGGCCAACTGGGATTCCGGCGATGTCAACAAGCAGGTTCGCTGCATCTACGTTGCCATCGGTCAGAAGGGCTCCACCATCGCGGGCGTCAAGGCTGCCCTCGAGGAGAAGGGCGCGATGGAATACACCACCATCGTTGCTGCTCCGGCTTCTGATTCCGCAGGCTTCAAGTGGCTCGCACCGTACACCGGCTCGGCCATCGGCCAGCACTGGATGTACCAGGGCAAGCACGTTCTGGTCGTGTTCGACGACCTGACCAAGCAGGCAGAGGCGTACCGCGCCATCTCGCTGCTGCTGCGTCGCCCGCCGGGACGTGAGGCATACCCCGGTGACGTCTTCTACTTGCACTCCCGTCTGCTGGAGCGTTCGGCGAAGCTGTCCGACGCACTCGGCGGTGGCTCGCTGACGGCTCTGCCGATCATCGAGACCAAGGCAAACGACGTCTCGGCTTACATCCCGACCAACGTCATCTCCATCACCGACGGCCAGGTCTTCCTTGAGTCCGACCTGTTCAACAAGGGCGTTCGCCCCGCGATCAACGTCGGTATCTCGGTCTCCCGAGTCGGTGGCGCTGCACAGACCAAGGGTATGAAGAAGGTTTCCGGTTCGCTGCGTCTGGAACTGGCTCAGTTCCGTGAGCTCGAAGCGTTCTCCGCCTTCGCATCCGACCTCGACGCTGCCTCCAAGGCTCAGCTCGAGCGCGGTGCCCGTCTGGTCGAGCTGCTCAAGCAGGATCAGTACAGCCCGATCCCCGTCGAAGACCAGATCATCTCGATCTACCTCGCCGGCGAAGGCACCTTCGACAGCGTCCCGATCGGCGACGTCCGTCGCTTCGAGAAGGAACTGCTCGAAGACCTCAAGCACTCGGCTGCCGGCGTTTACGCCAGCATCAATGGCGGTAAGGCACTCGATGCCGACAACGCTGCTGCGCTGATCGCTGCAACAGACAAGTTCAAGGAAGGCTTCATCGCATCCGACGGAAGCCGGGTCGTGAACGAAGCCGAGGCCGCCGCTCTGGGCGCAGACGAGGTCGAGAACGAGCAGATCAACGTCAAGCGCAAGACCGTCAGCAAGTGA